A single window of Methylomarinum sp. Ch1-1 DNA harbors:
- a CDS encoding VWA domain-containing protein, with protein MNLAEFHFIRPYWLLALLPALVLIMLSLKKRLGRGNWSEVCDAALLPYILQDRAVEQSRWPLTAASLAALLGIVALAGPTWERLPAPVFRNDAALVIALDLSRSMNASDIKPSRLIRARYKIADILNRRKDGQTALLVYAGDAFTVTPLTEDNETIASQLNALHTSIMPSQGSNAESALKLAIDLLRQAGLQQGQILLIGDAITADVIDEASELLGAYRLSVLGVGTAEGAPVKAAEGGFLKDVDGNIVVPKLNAEQLSALAAAGDGVYRSISADDSDIEALLSAMDQPKTDKQEHNPLYLDQWAEKGPWLLLLVLPLAALSFRKGLLTMTFFVLLPFPQDSFALEWRDLWTNPNQQAQQAFEQQQYQQAAEQFESLPWKAAAQYKAGQYQQAAETLQNIDTADGHYNRGNALAKTGQYQQALEAYRQALQIDPGHEDAQYNKDLVEKELEKQQQQNQQQDDNSRPSDQQQQQNQDGEPSQQSGERQDSERQQTDAEQQNDNQQPEASEQTPQDDGQQRENESPRQAEQAAEQQEQAAQQTETEESEQASEQWLKRIPDDPSGLLKRKFRYQYGRRGRKPASTDQTW; from the coding sequence ATGAACTTGGCGGAATTTCATTTTATCAGGCCTTATTGGCTGCTAGCCCTATTGCCGGCGTTAGTGCTGATCATGCTGTCGCTGAAAAAGCGGCTGGGCCGAGGCAATTGGTCCGAGGTCTGCGATGCCGCCTTGCTGCCGTATATTTTGCAAGACCGGGCCGTAGAACAAAGCCGCTGGCCGTTGACGGCGGCCTCCTTGGCCGCGCTGCTGGGCATTGTCGCGTTGGCCGGCCCGACCTGGGAGCGGCTGCCCGCGCCGGTTTTTCGTAATGACGCGGCGCTAGTGATCGCGCTGGATCTGTCGCGTTCGATGAACGCCAGCGACATCAAACCGAGCCGGCTGATACGCGCGCGTTATAAAATCGCCGACATCCTGAACCGGCGCAAGGACGGCCAGACCGCATTACTGGTCTATGCCGGCGACGCCTTCACTGTCACCCCGCTCACCGAGGATAACGAAACCATCGCCAGTCAATTGAATGCGTTGCATACCAGCATCATGCCCAGCCAGGGCAGCAATGCCGAATCCGCGCTTAAACTGGCGATCGATCTGCTGCGCCAGGCCGGTCTGCAACAGGGGCAGATTCTATTGATCGGCGACGCGATCACCGCCGATGTCATTGACGAGGCTTCTGAATTATTGGGCGCTTACCGTTTATCGGTATTGGGCGTCGGCACTGCGGAAGGCGCACCGGTCAAGGCGGCCGAAGGCGGTTTCTTAAAAGACGTCGACGGCAATATCGTCGTGCCAAAACTCAATGCCGAACAATTGTCGGCGCTGGCCGCGGCCGGCGACGGTGTTTATCGCAGCATCAGTGCCGATGACAGCGATATCGAGGCCTTGCTGTCCGCGATGGACCAACCCAAAACAGACAAGCAAGAACACAATCCGCTGTATCTGGATCAGTGGGCCGAAAAAGGCCCCTGGTTATTGCTGCTGGTCTTGCCGTTGGCGGCGTTAAGTTTCAGAAAAGGCCTGCTGACGATGACTTTTTTCGTGTTGCTGCCGTTTCCACAGGACAGTTTTGCGCTGGAATGGCGAGATCTGTGGACGAACCCGAATCAACAGGCGCAACAGGCGTTCGAGCAACAACAATACCAACAGGCGGCGGAACAATTCGAATCATTGCCATGGAAGGCCGCCGCCCAGTACAAGGCCGGACAATATCAGCAGGCGGCGGAAACGCTGCAAAATATCGATACCGCCGACGGCCATTACAACCGGGGCAATGCCTTAGCGAAGACCGGACAATACCAGCAGGCGCTGGAAGCTTATCGACAAGCGTTGCAGATCGATCCCGGTCATGAAGACGCCCAATACAATAAGGACTTGGTCGAAAAGGAGCTGGAAAAACAGCAACAACAAAATCAGCAACAAGACGATAATAGCCGGCCGTCCGATCAACAGCAGCAGCAAAACCAGGATGGCGAACCCTCGCAACAATCCGGGGAGCGGCAAGATAGCGAACGACAGCAGACCGATGCCGAGCAGCAAAACGACAATCAGCAGCCCGAGGCCTCCGAACAAACGCCTCAGGACGATGGGCAACAACGTGAAAATGAAAGCCCACGGCAAGCGGAACAGGCTGCCGAACAACAGGAGCAGGCTGCCCAACAAACGGAAACGGAGGAAAGCGAGCAGGCCAGCGAACAATGGCTGAAGCGCATTCCCGACGATCCTTCGGGTCTGCTAAAACGTAAATTCAGATATCAATACGGCCGGCGCGGCCGCAAACCAGCATCGACGGATCAGACATGGTAA
- a CDS encoding vWA domain-containing protein, producing the protein MIHFEWPWLMLLLPLPLLFRWLLPAQTPVEQAALKVPFLDDLAGAETTAVSQPQQWPLLLAALAWILLVLAGCRPQWLGEPIEQAVSGRDLMLAVDVSGSMEERDFIVGKQRVDRLTATKQVAGDFIARRVGDRIGLILFGTTAYLQTPLTFDRQTVVTLLNEAFIGITDDEPATSIGDAIGLAVKRLKNQQADSRVLILLTDGANTAGEVSPLQAAELAAENQLKIYTIGIGADEMIVRSFFGSRKINPSRDLDERTLSAIAKKTGGRYFRARNTQELNKIYQLLDELEPVEKDKQYFRPRTELYHWPLALALLLAAAIAINRTRWT; encoded by the coding sequence ATGATCCATTTCGAATGGCCATGGCTGATGTTATTGCTGCCCCTGCCTCTGCTGTTTCGGTGGCTGCTGCCGGCGCAAACGCCGGTGGAGCAGGCGGCGTTGAAAGTGCCTTTTCTCGACGATCTGGCCGGCGCCGAGACCACAGCGGTTTCGCAGCCTCAGCAATGGCCTTTGCTGTTGGCCGCGCTGGCCTGGATCCTGCTGGTGCTGGCCGGTTGCCGTCCGCAATGGCTGGGCGAACCGATAGAGCAGGCGGTCAGCGGCCGCGACCTGATGCTGGCGGTCGATGTCTCCGGCAGCATGGAAGAGCGCGATTTCATCGTCGGCAAACAGCGGGTCGACCGGCTGACCGCCACCAAGCAGGTAGCCGGCGACTTCATCGCGCGCCGGGTCGGCGACCGTATCGGCCTGATCTTGTTCGGCACGACCGCCTATTTGCAGACCCCGCTGACCTTCGACCGCCAGACTGTCGTGACCTTATTGAATGAAGCCTTCATCGGCATTACCGATGACGAGCCGGCAACGTCCATCGGCGACGCCATCGGCCTGGCGGTTAAACGCCTGAAAAATCAACAGGCGGACAGCCGAGTGCTGATTTTGCTGACCGACGGCGCCAACACCGCCGGCGAGGTCTCGCCGTTGCAAGCGGCGGAACTGGCGGCGGAAAATCAACTGAAAATCTACACCATCGGCATCGGCGCCGATGAAATGATCGTGCGCAGTTTTTTCGGCTCGCGCAAGATCAATCCTTCGCGCGATCTCGATGAACGCACCCTGAGCGCGATCGCGAAAAAAACCGGCGGTCGTTATTTTCGCGCCAGAAACACGCAGGAACTGAACAAAATTTATCAATTACTCGATGAATTGGAGCCGGTGGAAAAAGACAAGCAATATTTTCGCCCCCGAACCGAACTGTATCACTGGCCTTTGGCGTTGGCGCTGCTATTAGCGGCGGCGATCGCCATCAACCGTACGAGGTGGACATGA
- a CDS encoding DUF4381 domain-containing protein — protein MEQQLPLKDIHIPEAVDWWPPAIGWWLLLILIPALIFMLWRLYRRIVRRTAVKSAKKILAAIKEDQQSDPLQKLQQLSALLRRVSISVTPREHCAGLTGADWLRHLDRSVKGSPFSEGVGRCLADAHFRKTAPDDVDLSALIGLCEQWLKGQKR, from the coding sequence ATGGAACAACAACTGCCGCTCAAAGATATTCATATACCGGAAGCGGTCGACTGGTGGCCTCCGGCAATCGGCTGGTGGCTGCTGCTGATCCTGATTCCGGCGCTGATTTTCATGCTGTGGCGCCTCTATCGACGCATAGTGCGGCGCACCGCGGTTAAAAGTGCGAAAAAGATATTGGCCGCGATCAAAGAAGATCAGCAGTCGGATCCTCTGCAAAAACTGCAGCAGCTATCTGCGTTGCTGCGTCGGGTGTCGATCAGCGTGACGCCGCGCGAACACTGCGCCGGCTTGACCGGCGCCGACTGGTTGCGCCATCTGGACCGCTCCGTCAAAGGCTCGCCGTTCAGCGAAGGCGTCGGACGCTGCTTGGCCGATGCGCATTTTCGCAAAACGGCGCCCGACGATGTCGATCTGTCGGCGTTGATCGGCTTGTGCGAACAGTGGCTAAAAGGGCAGAAACGATGA
- a CDS encoding DUF58 domain-containing protein, whose translation MKTAIDTHPSSNERVSVTLNTLVYLAKAASALNLRHDQIRSGQSGGYLSRFKGRGMEFDETRLYQPGDDIRSIDWRVTARTGKAHTKIYREERERPVFISVDYRQTMSFATRGVFKSVQAAKLAALLAWAAQQHGDRIGGQIFTDEACLELKPQNGKHAVLRLFKALVKPYFAFEAAMTLELVLARLVQHARPGSLVYLISDFRGLAGNNAERHLAKLSRHCEVVMIHVYDPLESHLPSKGRYRFTDERRDVVIDSGDKQRILGYQQRFRQRTDYLRQLNRKPGLTVLHCSTADDPLEVFR comes from the coding sequence ATGAAAACAGCAATTGACACTCATCCGTCATCCAACGAACGGGTCTCGGTGACACTGAACACCTTGGTCTATCTCGCCAAGGCGGCGTCGGCGTTGAATCTGCGCCACGATCAGATTCGCTCCGGGCAAAGCGGCGGCTATTTGTCCCGTTTCAAGGGGCGCGGCATGGAATTCGATGAGACTCGTCTTTATCAACCTGGCGACGATATCCGCAGCATAGACTGGCGTGTCACCGCGCGCACCGGCAAAGCTCACACCAAGATTTACCGTGAAGAACGGGAGCGACCGGTGTTTATCTCGGTGGATTATCGCCAGACCATGAGCTTCGCCACCCGCGGCGTATTCAAGTCGGTACAGGCCGCCAAACTGGCCGCTTTGCTGGCCTGGGCGGCGCAGCAACACGGCGACCGTATCGGCGGCCAGATTTTCACCGACGAAGCCTGCCTGGAACTGAAGCCGCAAAACGGCAAACATGCAGTCTTGCGCCTGTTTAAAGCGCTGGTCAAACCTTATTTCGCCTTCGAGGCCGCGATGACGCTGGAACTAGTCCTGGCCCGCCTGGTTCAGCACGCCCGACCCGGCAGTCTGGTCTATCTGATCAGTGATTTCCGAGGTCTCGCCGGCAACAACGCGGAACGACATTTAGCGAAGCTGAGCAGGCACTGCGAGGTGGTGATGATTCATGTCTACGATCCGCTGGAAAGCCATTTGCCGTCTAAAGGCCGATACCGCTTTACCGACGAACGACGCGATGTCGTGATAGACAGCGGCGATAAACAACGCATCCTCGGTTATCAGCAACGTTTTCGGCAACGCACAGATTATTTGCGACAGTTGAACCGTAAACCCGGCTTAACCGTGTTGCATTGCAGCACCGCCGACGACCCGCTGGAGGTGTTCAGATAA